A region from the Anomaloglossus baeobatrachus isolate aAnoBae1 chromosome 11, aAnoBae1.hap1, whole genome shotgun sequence genome encodes:
- the LOC142256132 gene encoding uncharacterized protein LOC142256132, which produces MRGFVVTLALLFLTGTQARYLLQHDELQSPAQHVREVIESYLHKVKDLGREAVSQVESSDLGKQLELKIAEMFDTPSPNALALNKQLNPYVDRVREHVSSELEKDIPLIREKIRPMIENFQKNWAENVNSFRGKVAPLVEELRKETKDNLEVFNKKLQLAAKVLRQELRSEVHSLRTNLAPHADQLRKKMIENLEVKANAGPKTEEYKSQIAQQIETLKENVGPLVDDLKELLLPHAEEAKAKIDKLWEAVRARLAQNQA; this is translated from the exons ATGAGAGGTTTCGTGGTAACGCTCGCCCTCCTGTTCCTCACAG GCACACAAGCTCGTTATCTATTGCAACATGACGAACTTCAATCCCCGGCTCAGCATGTCCGGGAAGTTATTGAAAGCTACCTACATAAAGTAAAAGATCTTGGTAGAGAAGCTGTCTCACAGGTGGAGTCTTCAGATCTTGGAAAGCAGCTTGA ATTGAAAATCGCAGAGATGTTTGACACCCCTAGCCCAAACGCATTGGCCCTGAATAAGCAACTCAACCCATACGTGGACAGAGTTAGAGAGCATGTTTCTTCCGAGCTGGAGAAAGACATCCCTCTTATCAGAGAAAAGATCCGTCCCATGATCGAGAACTTTCAGAAAAATTGGGCTGAAAATGTGAACTCTTTCAGAGGGAAGGTGGCCCCATTGGTAGAAGAGCTGAGAAAAGAAACCAAAGACAACTTGGAAGTCTTCAACAAGAAACTCCAACTAGCTGCTAAAGTTTTAAGACAGGAGCTGCGTTCTGAGGTCCACTCCCTTCGTACCAACTTGGCTCCACACGCCGATCAGCTGAGGAAGAAGATGATCGAAAATCTGGAAGTCAAAGCTAACGCCGGTCCCAAGACAGAGGAATACAAGTCTCAGATTGCCCAACAAATCGAAACCCTGAAGGAGAATGTTGGCCCTCTGGTTGATGATCTCAAAGAACTTCTGTTGCCCCATGCCGAAGAAGCCAAAGCCAAGATCGACAAACTTTGGGAAGCTGTGAGGGCTAGACTCGCCCAAAACCAAGCTTAA
- the LOC142256629 gene encoding uncharacterized protein LOC142256629 has translation MRLLVSALFLLFLAGTYGAAIGKENEEQSPPPAKPTLRDALKTLLHDGLMFGVDLVTNWDSSEDDRMAALSNRMDLLKKDYINLAYSSSLHMVEIVKEVYTEFNATYPVYNNKVAPLLAAVALHAVNDVKQLVEEIKPTFEKFEEQMKVHQNAFWETVLPIVKKKTKPVIDALNSSLKPYIEEVRKEVQNAKEGKDDRKGSPEQDALIRNMDEYYNIAERVQKVFLFDKDEWKKLLSQMEIFNANS, from the exons ATGAGACTCCTGGTTTCGGCATTGTTCCTCTTGTTTCTCGCAG GAACATACGGTGCTGCCATTGGCAAGGAGAATGAAGAACAATCTCCTCCTCCTGCAAAACCTACATTAAGGGACGCTCTAAAAACTCTGTTGCACGATGGACTGATGTTCGGTGTGGACCTGGTGACCAATTGGGATTCCTCAGAGGACGACAGAAT GGCTGCACTGAGCAATCGAATGGACTTACTAAAGAAAGATTATATTAACTTAGCTTATAGCAGCTCTTTGCACATGGTGGAGATCGTTAAGGAGGTGTACACGGAATTCAATGCGACCTACCCAGTCTACAATAATAAAGTAGCTCCCCTTTTGGCAGCAGTTGCACTTCATGCTGTCAACGATGTTAAGCAACTTGTAGAGGAAATCAAGCCTACTTTTGAGAAGTTTGAGGAGCAGATGAAAGTCCATCAGAATGCCTTTTGGGAAACAGTTCTCCCCATTGTAAAGAAAAAAACCAAACCGGTGATTGATGCTCTCAACTCCAGTCTGAAGCCCTACATCGAAGAGGTCCGCAAAGAAGTGCAGAATGCAAAGGAGGGCAAAGACGATAGAAAAGGGTCACCCGAACAGGACGCTTTGATCCGAAACATGGACGAGTATTATAACATCGCAGAGCGTGTACAAAAAGTGTTCTTGTTTGACAAAGACGAGTGGAAGAAGCTGTTGTCTCAAATGGAGATTTTCAACGCCAACTCTTAG